One window of the Grus americana isolate bGruAme1 chromosome 13, bGruAme1.mat, whole genome shotgun sequence genome contains the following:
- the ZNF821 gene encoding zinc finger protein 821 isoform X2 gives MSRRKQTTPNKVHWEQVFAGLEEQARQAMMKTNFPGALGDQRPAIHPLQDPDSSSSGSDDEETTQDEVSSHTSEEDGSMVKVKKELENAEQPVPGTPLMREHEVHESLNADPMLGLSQCPLCQLECGSREQLIAHVYQHTAAVVSAKSYMCPVCGRALSSPGSLGRHLLIHSEDQLSNCAVCGARFTSHATFNSEKLPEVLSADRLPAPQSEGPSSVKGRDIAFHTPVYPAGILLVCNNCAAYRKLLEAQTPGMRKWALRRQNEPLEVRLQRLERERTAKKSRRDNETPEEREVRRMRDREAKRLQRMQETDEQRARRLQRDREAMRLKRANETPEKRQARLIREREAKRLKRRLEKMDMMLRAQFGQDPSAMAALAAEMNFFQLPVSNVELESQLLGKMTFEEQSNSALH, from the exons GGGAGCAAGTctttgcagggctggaggagcaaGCCCGCCAAGCCATGATGAAAACCAACTTTCCCGGAGCTCTTGGGGACCAAAGGCCAGCCATTCATCCACTGCAAGACCCTGACTCCAGCAGCA gtggcagtgatgatgaggaaACCACCCAGGATGAAGTTTCTTCCCATACATCTGAGGAGGATGGCTCAATGGTGAAAGTGAAGAAGGAATTAGAGAATGCAGAACAACCTGTGCCTGGAACCCCACTGATGAGAGAACATGAG GTTCATGAGAGTTTGAATGCTGACCCTATGCTGGGACTGTCACAGTGCCCCCTCTGCCAGCTGGAGTGTGGAAGCAGAGAGCAACTCATTGCTCATGTATACCAG CACACTGCAGCTGTGGTAAGTGCCAAGAGCTACATGTGTCCTGTATGCGGCAGAGCCCTCAGCTCACCAGGATCCCTTGGGCGACACCTCCTGATCCACTCAGAGGACCAGCTGTCAAACTGTGCAGTGTGTGGAGCACGCTTCACCAGCCACGCCACATTCAACAG tgagaagctgccagaggTGCTCAGTGCAGATCGCCTGCCGGCACCACAGAGCGAGGGCCCCTCCAGTGTTAAGGGGAGAGACATTGCCTTTCACACCCCTGTGTATCCTGCAGGCATCCTCCTAGTGTGCAACAATTGTGCTGCTTATCGTAAGCTGCTGGAGGCACAGACACCTGGCATGCGAAAGTGGGCGCTGCGTCGGCAGAATGAGCCCTTGGAAGTGCGGCTGCAGCGTCTGGAGCGGGAGCGCACGGCCAAGAAGAGCCGGCGGGACAATGAGACGCCTGAAGAACGGGAAGTGAGGCGTATGCGGGATCGAGAAGCTAAGCGCCTGCAGCGCATGCAAGAGACAGATGAGCAGCGGGCACGGCGGCTGCAGAGAGACCGGGAAGCCATGCGACTGAAACGTGCAAATGAGACCCCAGAGAAACGACAGGCCCGGCTCATTCGGGAGCGCGAGGCCAAGAGGCTCAAGCGGCGCTTGGAGAAAATGGACATGATGCTCCGGGCACAGTTTGGCCAGgacccctctgccatggccgCTTTGGCAGCTGAAATGAACTTCTTCCAGCTGCCAGTTAGCAACGTGGAGCTGGAGAGCCAGCTGCTGGGCAAAATGACCTTTGAAGAGCAGAGCAACAGTGCACTGCATTAA
- the ZNF821 gene encoding zinc finger protein 821 isoform X1, with amino-acid sequence MLDISTSETVLDTGTGLASAGARGSCCRVGKQRDYLNAFREVTSEVLHSAGEQVFAGLEEQARQAMMKTNFPGALGDQRPAIHPLQDPDSSSSGSDDEETTQDEVSSHTSEEDGSMVKVKKELENAEQPVPGTPLMREHEVHESLNADPMLGLSQCPLCQLECGSREQLIAHVYQHTAAVVSAKSYMCPVCGRALSSPGSLGRHLLIHSEDQLSNCAVCGARFTSHATFNSEKLPEVLSADRLPAPQSEGPSSVKGRDIAFHTPVYPAGILLVCNNCAAYRKLLEAQTPGMRKWALRRQNEPLEVRLQRLERERTAKKSRRDNETPEEREVRRMRDREAKRLQRMQETDEQRARRLQRDREAMRLKRANETPEKRQARLIREREAKRLKRRLEKMDMMLRAQFGQDPSAMAALAAEMNFFQLPVSNVELESQLLGKMTFEEQSNSALH; translated from the exons ATGCTGGACATTTCCACTAGTGAGACTGTTCTAGACACAGGGACTGGACTCGCATCAGCGGGTGCGAGAGGCTCGTGTTGCAGGGTAGGCAAGCAGAGAGATTACTTAAATGCTTTCCGAGAGGTGACTTCAGAGGTTCTGCACAGTGCAG GGGAGCAAGTctttgcagggctggaggagcaaGCCCGCCAAGCCATGATGAAAACCAACTTTCCCGGAGCTCTTGGGGACCAAAGGCCAGCCATTCATCCACTGCAAGACCCTGACTCCAGCAGCA gtggcagtgatgatgaggaaACCACCCAGGATGAAGTTTCTTCCCATACATCTGAGGAGGATGGCTCAATGGTGAAAGTGAAGAAGGAATTAGAGAATGCAGAACAACCTGTGCCTGGAACCCCACTGATGAGAGAACATGAG GTTCATGAGAGTTTGAATGCTGACCCTATGCTGGGACTGTCACAGTGCCCCCTCTGCCAGCTGGAGTGTGGAAGCAGAGAGCAACTCATTGCTCATGTATACCAG CACACTGCAGCTGTGGTAAGTGCCAAGAGCTACATGTGTCCTGTATGCGGCAGAGCCCTCAGCTCACCAGGATCCCTTGGGCGACACCTCCTGATCCACTCAGAGGACCAGCTGTCAAACTGTGCAGTGTGTGGAGCACGCTTCACCAGCCACGCCACATTCAACAG tgagaagctgccagaggTGCTCAGTGCAGATCGCCTGCCGGCACCACAGAGCGAGGGCCCCTCCAGTGTTAAGGGGAGAGACATTGCCTTTCACACCCCTGTGTATCCTGCAGGCATCCTCCTAGTGTGCAACAATTGTGCTGCTTATCGTAAGCTGCTGGAGGCACAGACACCTGGCATGCGAAAGTGGGCGCTGCGTCGGCAGAATGAGCCCTTGGAAGTGCGGCTGCAGCGTCTGGAGCGGGAGCGCACGGCCAAGAAGAGCCGGCGGGACAATGAGACGCCTGAAGAACGGGAAGTGAGGCGTATGCGGGATCGAGAAGCTAAGCGCCTGCAGCGCATGCAAGAGACAGATGAGCAGCGGGCACGGCGGCTGCAGAGAGACCGGGAAGCCATGCGACTGAAACGTGCAAATGAGACCCCAGAGAAACGACAGGCCCGGCTCATTCGGGAGCGCGAGGCCAAGAGGCTCAAGCGGCGCTTGGAGAAAATGGACATGATGCTCCGGGCACAGTTTGGCCAGgacccctctgccatggccgCTTTGGCAGCTGAAATGAACTTCTTCCAGCTGCCAGTTAGCAACGTGGAGCTGGAGAGCCAGCTGCTGGGCAAAATGACCTTTGAAGAGCAGAGCAACAGTGCACTGCATTAA
- the ATXN1L gene encoding ataxin-1-like isoform X3, giving the protein MRAGHERSQECLPPKKRDLPAASTGTEAGRAGGAQASGEGPEWARTAGPGPTALRYGPGEATEAVAGLTVDQYGMLYKVAVPPATFSPTGLHPVVNMSPLPPAFNVTSPIIQHPGVPYPPIHYAQIPPTSLQFIGSHYTVPYAVPPGFLPSPLLSPSTNLTASHVPHFVPYASLFTEEAAPSPQTTSPTHTFNKSASAISPSGQMQHHAGTQPLDIAPGRIPVYYQMSRLPPGYSAYETSAGGNPESPQQDSQLSSEVAAANGGQRHLEHNVVRRTSEAVDSASSKAEDCLPGAAVGCVVDGQFLSGYQTLGTEVSVPAHRSTPDTDLEVQRVVGVLASQDYHVLAAQRKDDPSPLNLCHNIPDQQGESKDVLRNTVERAAAEKSQSRSPYVMSPEEPVRQRQLAKGMVIANGKPVLVPAGSEPIRSSTSETLVRWSPDAQARGSVLEKDLAQLQPPSSSHLPSHFMKGAIIQLATGELKRVEDLQTQDFVRSAEAVLGPETLQKLLRWLRMHILYRVWPRVCSMYGLKC; this is encoded by the exons ATGAGAGCGGGCCACGAGCGGAGCCAGGAGTGCCTCCCGCCAAAGAAGCGGGATCTTCCCGCTGCCAGCACCGGCACCGAGGCGGGACGAGCAGGGGGTGCCCAGGCCTCGGGCGAGGGCCCCGAGTGGGCCCGGACAGCTGGGCCAGGTCCCACAGCCCTGCGCTATGGCCCTGGCGAGGCCACAGAAGCAGTGGCAGGGCTGACTGTGGACCAATATGGGATGCTCTACAAAGTGGCAGTGCCACCCGCCACCTTCTCCCCCAcgggtctgcaccccgtggtGAACATGAGCCCCCTGCCCCCTGCCTTCAATGTGACCTCGCCAATAAtccagcacccaggggtgccctACCCTCCCATCCACTACGCGCAGATCCCTCCAACGTCCCTACAGTTCATCGGCTCGCATTACACAGTGCCCTACGCTGTCCCTCCTGGCTTCCTACCTAGCCCTCTCCTGTCTCCTTCCACCAACCTCACCGCCTCTCATGTCCCCCATTTTGTGCCATATGCCTCTCTCTTCACGGAAGAAGCCGCTCCTTCCCCCCAGACTACCTCTCCTACCCACACCTTCAACAAATCTGCTTCTGCAATCTCTCCTTCCGGCCAGATGCAGCACCATGCTGGGACCCAGCCGTTAGATATTGCACCAGGTAGAATTCCTGTTTATTATCAGATGTCCCGCCTCCCACCAGGGTATTCAGCGTATGAGACATCTGCAGGTGGAAACCCAGAGTCTCCTCAGCAAGACAGCCAGCTGAGTTCAGAGGTAGCTGCTGCCAATGGTGGACAGAGACATCTGGAGCATAATGTGGTGAGGAGGACCAGCGAGGCTGTGGACTCTGCCAGCAGTAAAGCTGAAGACTGTCTGCCAGGGGCTGCAGTAGGATGTGTGGTCGATGGACAGTTCCTTTCAGGTTACCAGACGTTGGGAACAGAGGTCTCTGTGCCAGCTCACAGAAGCACCCCAGACACTGATCTGGAGGTCCAGAGGGTGGTGGGGGTGTTGGCATCTCAGGATTATCATGTTCTGGCAGCCCAGAGGAAAGATGACCCGAGCCCTTTAAACCTTTGCCATAATATCCCTGATCAGCAGGGGGAGTCAAAGGATGTGCTGAGGAACACAGTGGaaagggctgctgctgagaaaagcCAGTCCAGGAGTCCATATGTAATGTCCCCTGAAGAGCCGGTTAGGCAAAGACAATTAGCCAAAGGAATGGTGATAGCCAACGGCAAGCCAGTCCTGGTTCCCGCTGGATCTGAGCCCATCAGGTCTTCCACTTCAGAAACCCTGGTGAGGTGGAGCCCAGATGCACAGGCTCGAGGAAGCGTGCTTGAAAAGGACCTGGCCCAGCTGCAGCCACCCAGCTCCTCACACTTGCCCTCTCACTTCATGAAAGGAGCCATCATCCAGCTGGCTACAGGAGAGCTGAAGCGAGTAGAGGACCTGCAGACTCAAGACTTTGTTCGCAGTGCAGAG GCTGTCCTAGGGCCTGAaactttgcagaagctgctaAGATGGCTACGAATGCACATTCTGTACAGAGTTTGGCCCAGGGTGTGTTCCATGTATGGCTTAAAATGCTGA
- the ATXN1L gene encoding ataxin-1-like isoform X2, producing the protein MRAGHERSQECLPPKKRDLPAASTGTEAGRAGGAQASGEGPEWARTAGPGPTALRYGPGEATEAVAGLTVDQYGMLYKVAVPPATFSPTGLHPVVNMSPLPPAFNVTSPIIQHPGVPYPPIHYAQIPPTSLQFIGSHYTVPYAVPPGFLPSPLLSPSTNLTASHVPHFVPYASLFTEEAAPSPQTTSPTHTFNKSASAISPSGQMQHHAGTQPLDIAPGRIPVYYQMSRLPPGYSAYETSAGGNPESPQQDSQLSSEVAAANGGQRHLEHNVVRRTSEAVDSASSKAEDCLPGAAVGCVVDGQFLSGYQTLGTEVSVPAHRSTPDTDLEVQRVVGVLASQDYHVLAAQRKDDPSPLNLCHNIPDQQGESKDVLRNTVERAAAEKSQSRSPYVMSPEEPVRQRQLAKGMVIANGKPVLVPAGSEPIRSSTSETLVRWSPDAQARGSVLEKDLAQLQPPSSSHLPSHFMKGAIIQLATGELKRVEDLQTQDFVRSAEVSGGLKIDSSTVVDIQESQWPGLVTLHFVVGEQQSKAVLGPETLQKLLRWLRMHILYRVWPRVCSMYGLKC; encoded by the exons ATGAGAGCGGGCCACGAGCGGAGCCAGGAGTGCCTCCCGCCAAAGAAGCGGGATCTTCCCGCTGCCAGCACCGGCACCGAGGCGGGACGAGCAGGGGGTGCCCAGGCCTCGGGCGAGGGCCCCGAGTGGGCCCGGACAGCTGGGCCAGGTCCCACAGCCCTGCGCTATGGCCCTGGCGAGGCCACAGAAGCAGTGGCAGGGCTGACTGTGGACCAATATGGGATGCTCTACAAAGTGGCAGTGCCACCCGCCACCTTCTCCCCCAcgggtctgcaccccgtggtGAACATGAGCCCCCTGCCCCCTGCCTTCAATGTGACCTCGCCAATAAtccagcacccaggggtgccctACCCTCCCATCCACTACGCGCAGATCCCTCCAACGTCCCTACAGTTCATCGGCTCGCATTACACAGTGCCCTACGCTGTCCCTCCTGGCTTCCTACCTAGCCCTCTCCTGTCTCCTTCCACCAACCTCACCGCCTCTCATGTCCCCCATTTTGTGCCATATGCCTCTCTCTTCACGGAAGAAGCCGCTCCTTCCCCCCAGACTACCTCTCCTACCCACACCTTCAACAAATCTGCTTCTGCAATCTCTCCTTCCGGCCAGATGCAGCACCATGCTGGGACCCAGCCGTTAGATATTGCACCAGGTAGAATTCCTGTTTATTATCAGATGTCCCGCCTCCCACCAGGGTATTCAGCGTATGAGACATCTGCAGGTGGAAACCCAGAGTCTCCTCAGCAAGACAGCCAGCTGAGTTCAGAGGTAGCTGCTGCCAATGGTGGACAGAGACATCTGGAGCATAATGTGGTGAGGAGGACCAGCGAGGCTGTGGACTCTGCCAGCAGTAAAGCTGAAGACTGTCTGCCAGGGGCTGCAGTAGGATGTGTGGTCGATGGACAGTTCCTTTCAGGTTACCAGACGTTGGGAACAGAGGTCTCTGTGCCAGCTCACAGAAGCACCCCAGACACTGATCTGGAGGTCCAGAGGGTGGTGGGGGTGTTGGCATCTCAGGATTATCATGTTCTGGCAGCCCAGAGGAAAGATGACCCGAGCCCTTTAAACCTTTGCCATAATATCCCTGATCAGCAGGGGGAGTCAAAGGATGTGCTGAGGAACACAGTGGaaagggctgctgctgagaaaagcCAGTCCAGGAGTCCATATGTAATGTCCCCTGAAGAGCCGGTTAGGCAAAGACAATTAGCCAAAGGAATGGTGATAGCCAACGGCAAGCCAGTCCTGGTTCCCGCTGGATCTGAGCCCATCAGGTCTTCCACTTCAGAAACCCTGGTGAGGTGGAGCCCAGATGCACAGGCTCGAGGAAGCGTGCTTGAAAAGGACCTGGCCCAGCTGCAGCCACCCAGCTCCTCACACTTGCCCTCTCACTTCATGAAAGGAGCCATCATCCAGCTGGCTACAGGAGAGCTGAAGCGAGTAGAGGACCTGCAGACTCAAGACTTTGTTCGCAGTGCAGAGGTGAGCGGGGGCCTGAAGATCGACTCCAGCACCGTGGTGGATATTCAGGAAAGCCAGTGGCCTGGGCTTGTCACGCTGCATTTTGTGGTTGGGGAGCAACAAAGTAAA GCTGTCCTAGGGCCTGAaactttgcagaagctgctaAGATGGCTACGAATGCACATTCTGTACAGAGTTTGGCCCAGGGTGTGTTCCATGTATGGCTTAAAATGCTGA
- the ATXN1L gene encoding ataxin-1-like isoform X1, with translation MRAGHERSQECLPPKKRDLPAASTGTEAGRAGGAQASGEGPEWARTAGPGPTALRYGPGEATEAVAGLTVDQYGMLYKVAVPPATFSPTGLHPVVNMSPLPPAFNVTSPIIQHPGVPYPPIHYAQIPPTSLQFIGSHYTVPYAVPPGFLPSPLLSPSTNLTASHVPHFVPYASLFTEEAAPSPQTTSPTHTFNKSASAISPSGQMQHHAGTQPLDIAPGRIPVYYQMSRLPPGYSAYETSAGGNPESPQQDSQLSSEVAAANGGQRHLEHNVVRRTSEAVDSASSKAEDCLPGAAVGCVVDGQFLSGYQTLGTEVSVPAHRSTPDTDLEVQRVVGVLASQDYHVLAAQRKDDPSPLNLCHNIPDQQGESKDVLRNTVERAAAEKSQSRSPYVMSPEEPVRQRQLAKGMVIANGKPVLVPAGSEPIRSSTSETLVRWSPDAQARGSVLEKDLAQLQPPSSSHLPSHFMKGAIIQLATGELKRVEDLQTQDFVRSAEVSGGLKIDSSTVVDIQESQWPGLVTLHFVVGEQQSKVSIDVPPEHPFFVYGQGWSSCSPGRTAQLFALPCHRLQVGDVCISISLQSMNGNSASQANYPFTDQLMPTRERSERTAQGSREPSDRAAERKNHADRDSAAQSSHAEPSQPETGSQHSWTAPGFQRYSMQAEEPRPSLLRPSFIPQEVKLSIEGRSNAGK, from the coding sequence ATGAGAGCGGGCCACGAGCGGAGCCAGGAGTGCCTCCCGCCAAAGAAGCGGGATCTTCCCGCTGCCAGCACCGGCACCGAGGCGGGACGAGCAGGGGGTGCCCAGGCCTCGGGCGAGGGCCCCGAGTGGGCCCGGACAGCTGGGCCAGGTCCCACAGCCCTGCGCTATGGCCCTGGCGAGGCCACAGAAGCAGTGGCAGGGCTGACTGTGGACCAATATGGGATGCTCTACAAAGTGGCAGTGCCACCCGCCACCTTCTCCCCCAcgggtctgcaccccgtggtGAACATGAGCCCCCTGCCCCCTGCCTTCAATGTGACCTCGCCAATAAtccagcacccaggggtgccctACCCTCCCATCCACTACGCGCAGATCCCTCCAACGTCCCTACAGTTCATCGGCTCGCATTACACAGTGCCCTACGCTGTCCCTCCTGGCTTCCTACCTAGCCCTCTCCTGTCTCCTTCCACCAACCTCACCGCCTCTCATGTCCCCCATTTTGTGCCATATGCCTCTCTCTTCACGGAAGAAGCCGCTCCTTCCCCCCAGACTACCTCTCCTACCCACACCTTCAACAAATCTGCTTCTGCAATCTCTCCTTCCGGCCAGATGCAGCACCATGCTGGGACCCAGCCGTTAGATATTGCACCAGGTAGAATTCCTGTTTATTATCAGATGTCCCGCCTCCCACCAGGGTATTCAGCGTATGAGACATCTGCAGGTGGAAACCCAGAGTCTCCTCAGCAAGACAGCCAGCTGAGTTCAGAGGTAGCTGCTGCCAATGGTGGACAGAGACATCTGGAGCATAATGTGGTGAGGAGGACCAGCGAGGCTGTGGACTCTGCCAGCAGTAAAGCTGAAGACTGTCTGCCAGGGGCTGCAGTAGGATGTGTGGTCGATGGACAGTTCCTTTCAGGTTACCAGACGTTGGGAACAGAGGTCTCTGTGCCAGCTCACAGAAGCACCCCAGACACTGATCTGGAGGTCCAGAGGGTGGTGGGGGTGTTGGCATCTCAGGATTATCATGTTCTGGCAGCCCAGAGGAAAGATGACCCGAGCCCTTTAAACCTTTGCCATAATATCCCTGATCAGCAGGGGGAGTCAAAGGATGTGCTGAGGAACACAGTGGaaagggctgctgctgagaaaagcCAGTCCAGGAGTCCATATGTAATGTCCCCTGAAGAGCCGGTTAGGCAAAGACAATTAGCCAAAGGAATGGTGATAGCCAACGGCAAGCCAGTCCTGGTTCCCGCTGGATCTGAGCCCATCAGGTCTTCCACTTCAGAAACCCTGGTGAGGTGGAGCCCAGATGCACAGGCTCGAGGAAGCGTGCTTGAAAAGGACCTGGCCCAGCTGCAGCCACCCAGCTCCTCACACTTGCCCTCTCACTTCATGAAAGGAGCCATCATCCAGCTGGCTACAGGAGAGCTGAAGCGAGTAGAGGACCTGCAGACTCAAGACTTTGTTCGCAGTGCAGAGGTGAGCGGGGGCCTGAAGATCGACTCCAGCACCGTGGTGGATATTCAGGAAAGCCAGTGGCCTGGGCTTGTCACGCTGCATTTTGTGGTTGGGGAGCAACAAAGTAAAGTGAGCATTGATGTGCCCCCAGAGCATCCCTTCTTTGTGTATGGCCAGGGTTGGTCCTCCTGTAGCCCAGGGCGGACTGCTCAGCTCTTTGCTTTGCCCTGTCATAGGCTGCAAGTGGGCGATGTCTGCATATCAATCAGTTTACAGAGCATGAATGGCAACTCCGCTTCTCAGGCTAACTACCCTTTCACAGATCAGTTGATGCCTACTAGGGAGAGATCTGAAAGAACAGCTCAGGGGTCCAGAGAACCGTctgacagagctgctgaaagGAAGAACCACGCAGATAGGGACAGTGCAGCCCAGAGCTCTCATGCAGAACCCTCTCAGCCTGAGACTGGCAGTCAGCACAGCTGGACAGCCCCAGGCTTCCAAAGATACAGCATGCAGGCAGAGGAGCCTCGGCCCTCTCTGCTCCGTCCCTCTTTCATTCCCCAGGAGGTCAAGCTGTCTATTGAAGGGCGTTCTAATGCAGGGAAATGA